GCTGGCGCCAAGTACCGTGGCGAGTTCGAGGAACGCCTGAAGTCCGTCCTGACGGAGATTGAGAACTCCGATGGCGAGATCGTGCTCTTCATTGACGAAATGCACACCCTGGTGGGCGCTGGCGCTTCTGACGGCGCCATGGATGCCGCCAACCTCATCAAGCCTGAGCTGGCCCGTGGTGTCCTGCACTGCATCGGCGCCACCACGCTTGATGAGTACCGCAAGTACATCGAAAAGGACCCGGCGCTGGCACGCCGCTTCCAGGCGGTGTTTGTGGATCAGCCCACAGTGGTGGACTGCATTTCCATCATGCGTGGCCTGAAGGAAAAATATGAGATGCATCATGGTGTCCGCATCACGGACACTGCGCTCATCGCTGCGGTGACGCTCTCCAACCGGTACATCACTGACCGCTTCCTGCCTGACAAGGCCATTGACCTCATCGATGAGGCTGCAAGCCGCGTCCGCATGCAGATTGACAGCAAGCCTGAGGCCCTCGACAAGCTCGACCGTGAGCTCATCAAGCTCAAGATTGAGCGTGAGGCGCTGAAAAAAGAGGAAGATGAGGCCTCCAAGGAGCGCCTGAAAAACCTTGAGGGTGAAATCGCCGACTTGCAGGAAAAGGTCGACACCATGACCGCCACCTGGCAGGCGGAGAAAGATCGCCTGGGCAAAGTACAGAAACTGAAGGAGGAGCTGGACAAAGCACGCTCCGATGTTGAGATCGCCCAGCGTGCCGGCAACCTGCAGCGTGCAGCTGAACTGCAGCATGGCGTCATCCCCAAGCTGACCAAGCAGATCGCCACCGCCCAGGAGACACAGGACCAGCAGGAATCCAAGTCTGGCCTGTACATCGACACCGTCACTGAAGAAGGCGTTGCTGACATCGTCTCCCGCATGACTGGCATCCCTGTCACGAAGATGATGGAAGGTGAGCGCGAGCGCCTGCTCCATATGGAGGACCTCCTGAAGGAGCGTGTGGTTGGCCAGGATGTTGCCTTGGTGGCGGTGGCTAACTCCGTGCGCCGTTCGCGCGCTGGTGTTCAGGACCCTGACCGCCCCCTTGGCTCCTTCCTGTTTGCTGGCCCAACCGGCGTTGGTAAAACGGAGCTGGCGAAGTCATTGGCTTCCTTCATCTTTGATGATGACAAGGCCATGGTGCGCATCGACATGTCCGAATTCATGGAGAAGCACGCTGTCGCCCGCCTGGTTGGCGCGCCTCCCGGTTATGTCGGCTATGAGGAAGGTGGCGTCCTGACGGAGGCCGTGCGCCGCCGCCCTTACCAGGTCATCCTGTTTGATGAGGTTGAGAAGGCTCATGAGGATGTGTTCAACATCCTGCTGCAGGTGCTTGACGATGGGCGCCTGACTGACGGTCAGGGCCGCGTTGTTGATTTCCGCAACACCATCATCATCTTGACCACCAACCTTGGCTTCTCCGCCCTGACTTCCAAGCAGGATGTGACGAACCCGCAGAACGTTGATGACCGCGTGATGGAGGCCATTCGCGCCCACTTCCGCCCTGAGTTCCTCAACCGCTTGGACGAGATCGTGATGTTCAACCACCTTCAGCGTGGGAACATGGGCAAGATCGTTGACGTTCAGATGGGCCGCTTGCGCAAGCTGCTGGGTGAGCGCAACATTCAGATCAGCCTGGATGACGCTGCCCGTGAATGGTTGGCTGAGAACGGCTTTGACCCTGAATATGGTGCCCGCCCGCTGAAGCGCGTTATTCAGCGCAGCGTTCAGAACCCCCTGTCTGAGAAGCTCCTCAGTGGGGAGGTGAAGGATGGTGACAATGTTCAGGTCAGCGCTGACAAGGACAAGAACAAGCTGACCTTCACCGTCAAGAAGTGAAGCTGGGTCCTGCCAGGCCTGGTGAGGACTGAACAGTAACCAACAGAAACCCCGCTATCCTTTACAGGGTGGCGGGGTTTTTCATGTTCAGGGGTCTTGCTGTTCTGGAAGCTTCAAAAGTTGCCTTCAAAGGGCCGTCACACCAGGTAACGGGTGGCCTGCTGCGCCATGATGAAGCGGATGCCCATGTTGTTGCCTTCCTCCAGCTCCCGTTGGATGGCTTTCTGGGGGTTTTCAGGCAGTGCGGCGAAAGTCTCCTTCACGTGGGTGATGATGACCGTCAGCCCGCGCAGGGCGTGGCGTCCGCCACAAACAGCTGCCAAATCATGCAAGGTGGCCAGCAGCAGCTGAGGGGTAAGGTGGGAACGCAATTTGTCGGCAGGCTGCGTGTTGGGGTAGGTGGTCTCAATCAAGATAGTGCTGAGGGTGCCGTTTTTGATGCGCGGTGCCACCGCTTCCCACAAGGCATGGAGGGCACCAGGACTGTCAGGTTGGTCTGGTGCTGTGTCGCCCAAGTAAAGCACGCTGTGGCCTGAATGGCGCAGTTCAAAAGCTGTTGACGTCAAGTTGGCATGGGCAAGGGGCCATGCTTGCAGCGTGAAGCCCGTTCCAGGCACGCCAAGGCCTGTTCCGGTCTCCATGGCTTGGTAATGGTATTTGCCGATTTGGGGGGCTGGGCCTTTGTCACCCATGTTGCCCCAAATCTGGTTGTTGAACAGGTGGGCTGAAATCAGCTCCTGGGTGGGGGGCAGCATGTAGATGGGCTTGGGGACGTCATCAGGTGACGTCAGCACCAGCCCGGCAACATGGTCAAGGTGGGCATGGCTGATGCAGTAGGCCCTGATGGTCTCCGTCAGCACACGCCCCGCTACGCTCAGGGGGGCGTCGCTTTCAGCCCTGTTGGCTGGGGTGTGGGGCAGGGGGATGTCAGCCAGCGCGCCTGCGGCCTCACAGAACTTTAAGCCCCCTCCCAACGTGCCAGCATCACAAAGGATGGCTTCATTAAGGGGCAGCGCTCGCACCATGTAAGCGCTGAGGTTGCCGTCAATGTCACCACTGCGTGACCCCAAGGGCAGGATTTCAAAATGGGGCTGGTGGCTGATTTGCACCAAAGGGGCCTTGGGGGGGACGGGTTGAGGACGTTTGCGACCCTGGAACTCCTGGCGGACTTCATAGAGGAGGCGTTCAAAAAAATTGCGTGGTTGGGAAGGTTGGGGAGTGGGCAGTGCCATGGTGATTCCTGACGTGGTGGGTGAAATCTGCCAGGAGGTCTGGCAGGCCGTGTGCCGCTGCAAGGCGCGGCTGTGCCTTTGAACAGTAGTCTTTCACTGCCTTGAGGTGAATGCGCGGAGCGGTTATGGGAGGTTTAGGTGGGCGCACCCTGGCAGTCAGGCTGGCCTGCAGACGCAGACAAGGAAACATGCATGCCGGATTATCGGGCTGCCCTGCTGGGCGGGCAATTACTCATGGCTGTGGCGCTTGGGGGGGCTTTGTGGGCCATGCCCACACCAACCATGGCCTGGAGCCTGACCCAGCATGTTGAAGACATCATTGATGGCGCCCCACCACCTTCCATGCCGCCCAGCTGCGATAACGCCGCTTTCACGGAAGCACGCGCAGGTTATGAGGAGAAGGCACGGCACAGCTTTTTCAGGCATCCCCACTTCAACCATCCTGAGCATGTGTGCGGGGTGGTGATGAAAACATGGCGTGCCCGCCGCACACGCAGCGGCTGGCATGGCTATTTTTTGCTCAATATAGGCAATGCCGCCCCTGTGCGCATTGTTGTGAACCTGGGAGAAATGCAACCCCACCTGCATTGGCCTTGGGTCCAGCCAGGAGACAGCGTTGAGGTGGAAGGGCGCTATTATTTTGATTCAAAACGCCGCCAAGGCATTGATTGGACTCATGAAGGCAGCAGCAGGCGCTGGCCTTACACGGGCTTTGTGATTGTCAACGGGCAGCGTTTTGATTGAATCTTAATGCGCACTACCTTGGTGACGCATGCTGGATATCATGAAGTGAAAGGCCACCCCTTGGGGTGACCCTTCACGCAGGTAGCGCCTAACCTGGAAGCGCGCTTAGGCAGCAGCTGTAGCGGTAGGCGCTTTGAGGCGCCCACTAGGGGCACGTCTGCCACCCCTGCCCCCGCTGGGTGTTTTGGTTTGGTTGGGCGCAGCCTTTTTCAGGCGCTGGGCTTTGCCAGGCAAGGCTGCTGCGGCTTTGGGATCTGGCCTTGGGCTGGTGGCCAGGGTTAGGGCATCAGCTTTGCTATTCACCCCAACCCGCACATGACCGCCCTGGACCAGGGTGCCGAACAGCAGTTCCTCAGCCAGGGGCTTTTTGATTTTCTCCTCAATCAGCCTGCCAAGGGGCCTGGCACCGTTGAGCTTGTCATGGCCTTTCTGCGCTAGCCAGTCACGCGCGCCTTGCGAAAGGCTGAGGGTGACATGCTTCTGCGCCAGCTGCAGGGCCAGGGCGTCAATGAACTTGTCCACCACATGGCGCACGGTTTCAGGCGCCAGCGGGGCAAAGGGCACGATGGCGTCCAGACGGTTGCGGAACTCAGGCGTGAACAGGCGCTTGATGGCTTCCTCATCCTCGCCGCTGCGGGCGCTTGGGCGCGCAAAGCCGACTGCTTCACGCGACATGGCCTCAGCGCCGGCATTTGTGGTCATGACAAGGATGACGTTGCGGAAATCAACTGTTTTGCCATTGTGGTCAGTCAGCTTGCCATGGTCCATGACCTGCAGAAGCAGGTTGAAAAGCTGTGGATGGGCCTTCTCAATCTCATCCAGCAGGAGGACGGCATGGGGGGTGCGGTCAACGACGTCCGTCAGCAGGCCGCCTTGTTCAAAACCCACATAGCCTGGCGGGGTGCCAATCAACCGGGAAACCGAATGGGCCTCCATATATTCCGACATGTCAAAACGGATAAGCTCTACACCAAGCGTGTTGGCCAGCTGGCGTGCCGCTTCCGTTTTGCCAACGCCTGTGGGGCCTGAGAACAGAAAGCTGCCAATGGGCTTCTCACTATCACGCAGCCCTGCCCGTGACAGCCGCACAGCTGATGAAAGGGCGTCTAGGGCGTTGTCCTGCCCATAAACCGTCCTTTTAAGGGCAGCTGGCAAGTCGCGCAGAGCCGCACGGTCATCATGGGAGATGTGGCGTGGTGGCACCTGGGCAATCTTGGCCACGATGGCTTCCACCTCACGCAGGCCGATAGTGGCGCGGCGGCGGCTTTTAGGCAGCAGACGCTGGGCCGCGCCGGCTTCATCGATGACGTCAATGGCTTTGTCAGGCAATTTGCGGTCGTGAATGTGGCGGTTGGCCAGTTCCACAGCGCCCTTGATGGCTGCCTCAGTGTAGCGAATGCCATGGTGGCTCTCATAGCGGGGCTTCAACCCTTTGAGGATGCGCACGGCGTCTGCTGGGGATGGCTCGGCCACCTCCACTTTTTGGAAGCGCCGGGTCAGGGCTGCGTCCTTCTCGAAATGTTGCCTGTATTCCTGCCATGTTGTGGCGCCTATGCAACGCAACTTGCCGGCCGCCAAAGCGGGCTTAAGCAGGTTGGAAGCATCCATGGCGCCACCCGTTGTGGAGCCTGCCCCCACAAGCATGTGGATTTCATCAATGAACAGCAGCGCGTGGGGGCGTTTGGCCAGTTCAGCTAAGATGCCTTTGAGGCGCTCTTCAAAATCGCCCCGGTAGCGGGTGCCAGCCAGCAAGCTGCCCAGGTCAAGGGCGTAGATGGTGGCCCCTGAAAGCACCTCTGGAACGTCACCTTGGACAATGCGCCAGGCCAGGCCTTCAGCGATGGCGGTTTTGCCAACGCCAGGGTCACCCACCAGAAGGGGGTTGTTTTTAGTGCGCCGGCACAGGATCTGGATGACGCGCTCCACCTCCCCCTCACGGCCAATCAAAGGGTCGACTTTGCCCTTCTCAGCGCTTTTGTTGAGGTCAGTGCAGTAGGTCGCCAGCAGTTCAGCGCCAGCGTTCCTGCGCCCACGCTTGCCGCTTGGGGGGCTATCTTCCCCTTCACCCTCATCCTCCGTGGAGGAGACATTGCGTTGCGCCAGCGCGTGAATGGCGTCCAGGCGCGTCATCCCCGCCTGCTGCAGGTAATAGACGGCATGGCTTTCACGCTCCACAAACAGCGCAATCAGAATGTTAGCACCATTCATCTTGTGCTGGCCTGTGCTTTGGATGTGCACGGCAGCACGCTGGATCACACGCTGGAAAGCGCCTGTGGGCTGGGGTGGTTCCTCGCGTTCAGCATAGTGGATGCTTTCCAGGCCGCTTTGGAGGAAGTCGTCCAATTCCTGGATGAGCTGCTCCACGTCCACGTCACACGCTTCCATGATGGCGCGGGCGTCACGATCGGTGCAAAGGGCGAGAAGGAGGTGCTCAAGCGTGATGAACTCATGCTGCCGAGCAGCGGCAAGGGCCAGCGCACGCTGGAGCGTCTGTTCAAGGTTGGGAGTGAGCATCTAGCGATCCTTCACGAACGTGTCCGGCCTGGGGCGGGATGATTCCCGCAGCGCTTCAGCTTGGTCAGCCAAGGGCCGGAGAGGGCAAGGCTGGTTTGGAAAGCAAGGTGTGGGGGTAGCCAGGGCCCCGGTTTTGGAACCCTGGGAGTAGGGGTTTTCAAGTTGATGGGGAAAAAATATGTCGGGATTGAGGGTAGTTGCGCCCCGGGGCCTTCAGGCTTTTTCAAAGGTGCATTGCAGGGGGTGGTTCTTCTGGCGCGCCAGCCCAGTGACCTGGGCGACTTTGGTTTCGGCAACCTCACGGGTGTAAAGGCCGCAAACAGCGCTCCCCTCATGGTGGACCTGCAGCATGACGGCCATGGCCTGCTCAGGGCTTTTGTGGAAATGCCGCTCCAATACGTGCACCACAAAATCCATGGGCGTGTAGTCATCATTGAGAAGCAGCACTTTATAAAGGGAAGGATGGGCCAGGCGCTGTCTGGTTTGGGAGAGGACATCAGCCTGCACACCAGCAGGACGGTGTGATTGAGGTGCTGGTGCTGGGCGCTTGTCCTTGTCCATGCCGTGTGTCCTCGCGCAGTGGTTGAATAGGGAAGGCACCCTTCACACTGGTACAGCCAGCGTGCACCAGGAGGGGCCAAGTGGGGTCAAGGGGTTTCTGTCGCCGTAGCCGCTAATAATTCTGGACATTGGCAACAAGGCGTCCCTATCATGAAGAAAAAGATGGGGATGCTTAGCCGAGCCTGCAAGGTCCCTTCAAAAGGCAACGGGGCCATTGCCTTGCCCACTCGTGAACATTCATTGAACATCCAGGGATGCACCGTCCCGGGCCCGAAGCATCAGGAGATGCATCATGCACATTGAGAATCAGGGTGACATTCAGCGTTCCCCAACGCCAGGCCCTTCCTCCCTGAAGCGTCTTGCCGTGCGCATCTGCACGGTGCTGGGGCGGAAAGTGGGGCAGGGGCTGCGCCAACATGGTACCCTGGTCGCTGGGGTTGGCATGGGCATGGCCGCTTTCTTCAGCATGGTGCCTAAGGCGCAAGCGCAATACGCAGGTCATGTCTCCACCTTGGTGATGGATGCCGCCTCAGGGCGTGTCCTGTCTGAAACTGACGCTGACCTGCAGCGCTACCCTGCGTCCCTCACTAAAATGATGACGCTTTACCTAACGTTCAGGGCGATTGACGAAGGGCGCCTGTCGCTCGACCAGCGCATTGCCATCACCCCTCATGCGGCTTCTATGGAGCCTTCCAAACTGGGCTTGCGCCCCGGCAGCACGCTGACGGTTTATGAGGCCGTTATGGCCTTGGTGACGAAATCCGCCAATGATGCCGCTTGTGCCTTGGGCGAGTATCTGGGCAATGGCAGCGAGCCACGGTTCGCCAACGCCATGAGTGACCAAGCCCGTGCCCTTGGCATGCGTAACACCACGTTCCGCAACGCTTCAGGCCTGCCCAACCCTGACCAAGTGACGACTGCGCGTGACCTGGCGATCCTCGCCCGGCACCTCATCAAGGATTTCCCGCAGTTCTACCCTTATTTCAGCGCCAAGGAATTTTATTTCAGGGGGCGGATGCTGCCTAACCATGACACCCTTTTGCGCCTTTACGCTGGCGCTGACGGCCTCAAGACCGGTTACACGGGCGCTGCAGGGCACAACCTGGTTAGCTCAGCGGTGCAGGGGCAGTCGCGCCTCATTGGTGTGGTCATGGGGGCAAGCAGCAATAACATCCGCAACCTCATCATGATGGACCAGTTGGACAATGGCTTCACCGCCATGGGACAGACCCCTTATGCGCGCCCCACTTACGTGGCGCCCCGCCGCTCCCCGCTCCTTTATGTCCATTACCACCGCAGCCGGCCGCAGCACAGCACGCTGCGCAT
The sequence above is drawn from the Formicincola oecophyllae genome and encodes:
- a CDS encoding D-alanyl-D-alanine carboxypeptidase family protein, which codes for MGMAAFFSMVPKAQAQYAGHVSTLVMDAASGRVLSETDADLQRYPASLTKMMTLYLTFRAIDEGRLSLDQRIAITPHAASMEPSKLGLRPGSTLTVYEAVMALVTKSANDAACALGEYLGNGSEPRFANAMSDQARALGMRNTTFRNASGLPNPDQVTTARDLAILARHLIKDFPQFYPYFSAKEFYFRGRMLPNHDTLLRLYAGADGLKTGYTGAAGHNLVSSAVQGQSRLIGVVMGASSNNIRNLIMMDQLDNGFTAMGQTPYARPTYVAPRRSPLLYVHYHRSRPQHSTLRMATWRHYTHHLTFSSHAAHATHAKHGKAHAVLHKRHH
- the clpB gene encoding ATP-dependent chaperone ClpB — protein: MDIQKFTERCQGFIQAAQTIALRDHNQQLTPMALLKAMLDDEQGAATALIKAAGGHPEVVVRLNDEALAKLPKVQGAGSGQPQATPDFIRVLDAAEAMAKKAGDSYVAQDQLLVALAASQTPAGQALREGNATPQALEAAITKMRKGRKVDSASAESNFEALKKYTRDFTALARDGKLDPVIGRDEEIRRTMQVLARRTKNNPVLIGEPGVGKTAIVEGLAIRIIDGDVPEALRGKKLLALDMGALVAGAKYRGEFEERLKSVLTEIENSDGEIVLFIDEMHTLVGAGASDGAMDAANLIKPELARGVLHCIGATTLDEYRKYIEKDPALARRFQAVFVDQPTVVDCISIMRGLKEKYEMHHGVRITDTALIAAVTLSNRYITDRFLPDKAIDLIDEAASRVRMQIDSKPEALDKLDRELIKLKIEREALKKEEDEASKERLKNLEGEIADLQEKVDTMTATWQAEKDRLGKVQKLKEELDKARSDVEIAQRAGNLQRAAELQHGVIPKLTKQIATAQETQDQQESKSGLYIDTVTEEGVADIVSRMTGIPVTKMMEGERERLLHMEDLLKERVVGQDVALVAVANSVRRSRAGVQDPDRPLGSFLFAGPTGVGKTELAKSLASFIFDDDKAMVRIDMSEFMEKHAVARLVGAPPGYVGYEEGGVLTEAVRRRPYQVILFDEVEKAHEDVFNILLQVLDDGRLTDGQGRVVDFRNTIIILTTNLGFSALTSKQDVTNPQNVDDRVMEAIRAHFRPEFLNRLDEIVMFNHLQRGNMGKIVDVQMGRLRKLLGERNIQISLDDAAREWLAENGFDPEYGARPLKRVIQRSVQNPLSEKLLSGEVKDGDNVQVSADKDKNKLTFTVKK
- a CDS encoding MBL fold metallo-hydrolase → MALPTPQPSQPRNFFERLLYEVRQEFQGRKRPQPVPPKAPLVQISHQPHFEILPLGSRSGDIDGNLSAYMVRALPLNEAILCDAGTLGGGLKFCEAAGALADIPLPHTPANRAESDAPLSVAGRVLTETIRAYCISHAHLDHVAGLVLTSPDDVPKPIYMLPPTQELISAHLFNNQIWGNMGDKGPAPQIGKYHYQAMETGTGLGVPGTGFTLQAWPLAHANLTSTAFELRHSGHSVLYLGDTAPDQPDSPGALHALWEAVAPRIKNGTLSTILIETTYPNTQPADKLRSHLTPQLLLATLHDLAAVCGGRHALRGLTVIITHVKETFAALPENPQKAIQRELEEGNNMGIRFIMAQQATRYLV
- the clpA gene encoding ATP-dependent Clp protease ATP-binding subunit ClpA — encoded protein: MLTPNLEQTLQRALALAAARQHEFITLEHLLLALCTDRDARAIMEACDVDVEQLIQELDDFLQSGLESIHYAEREEPPQPTGAFQRVIQRAAVHIQSTGQHKMNGANILIALFVERESHAVYYLQQAGMTRLDAIHALAQRNVSSTEDEGEGEDSPPSGKRGRRNAGAELLATYCTDLNKSAEKGKVDPLIGREGEVERVIQILCRRTKNNPLLVGDPGVGKTAIAEGLAWRIVQGDVPEVLSGATIYALDLGSLLAGTRYRGDFEERLKGILAELAKRPHALLFIDEIHMLVGAGSTTGGAMDASNLLKPALAAGKLRCIGATTWQEYRQHFEKDAALTRRFQKVEVAEPSPADAVRILKGLKPRYESHHGIRYTEAAIKGAVELANRHIHDRKLPDKAIDVIDEAGAAQRLLPKSRRRATIGLREVEAIVAKIAQVPPRHISHDDRAALRDLPAALKRTVYGQDNALDALSSAVRLSRAGLRDSEKPIGSFLFSGPTGVGKTEAARQLANTLGVELIRFDMSEYMEAHSVSRLIGTPPGYVGFEQGGLLTDVVDRTPHAVLLLDEIEKAHPQLFNLLLQVMDHGKLTDHNGKTVDFRNVILVMTTNAGAEAMSREAVGFARPSARSGEDEEAIKRLFTPEFRNRLDAIVPFAPLAPETVRHVVDKFIDALALQLAQKHVTLSLSQGARDWLAQKGHDKLNGARPLGRLIEEKIKKPLAEELLFGTLVQGGHVRVGVNSKADALTLATSPRPDPKAAAALPGKAQRLKKAAPNQTKTPSGGRGGRRAPSGRLKAPTATAAA
- the clpS gene encoding ATP-dependent Clp protease adapter ClpS → MDKDKRPAPAPQSHRPAGVQADVLSQTRQRLAHPSLYKVLLLNDDYTPMDFVVHVLERHFHKSPEQAMAVMLQVHHEGSAVCGLYTREVAETKVAQVTGLARQKNHPLQCTFEKA